From Medicago truncatula cultivar Jemalong A17 chromosome 7, MtrunA17r5.0-ANR, whole genome shotgun sequence, a single genomic window includes:
- the LOC25499511 gene encoding WD repeat-containing protein 74, producing the protein MPRATTVECPGCPPLRALTFDTLGLIKVIESREIQGGPKVVDRWGQPDSTKSVNAVSLIHRQSNPLLAVARKDGQIEVLSPVTGVSLATISNANDLDLQSQENNVIGLHLFAKQNLELESRAYNLLTCTGKGSASIRSIEVPDSATGSSSIDSSKTWNVCNSGNVLCCKVDKNEKFALFGGKGVEVNIWDLDNCTKIWNAKSPPKNSLDIFTPTWFTSVSYLSKDDHRKFVAGTNNHQVRLYDISAQRRPVLSIDFRETPIKVLAEDIDGNTIYLGNGSGDMASVDIRTGKMLGCFTGKCSGSIRSIVRHPELPVVASCGLDGYLRLWDTKTRQLLSSVFLKQHILHVLFDSNFIVEDTPKGADSLPIKEETIKEITDGEEIEATPLKRKKSSRNKENVIDGSKKKRAKESEEHKKSKGNDEHEKTASRDKGSKSTSKKKNKSSKYEIPDEGL; encoded by the exons ATGCCTCGCGCAACCACTGTAGAGTGCCCTGGTTGTCCTCCACTTCGAGCTTTAACATTCGATACACTTGGTCTTATCAAAG TTATCGAATCCCGTGAAATACAAGGAGGTCCCAAGGTAGTAGATAGGTGGGGTCAACCCGATTCAACTAAGTCTGTTAACGCTGTTTCACTCATTCATCGCCAATCCAACCCA TTATTAGCTGTGGCAAGAAAAGATGGACAG ATTGAGGTTTTGAGCCCTGTCACTGGAGTTTCTCTAGCTACAATATCAAATGCCAATGATTTAGATCTTCAGTCTCAAGAGAATAATGTTATTGGTTTGCATCTATTTGCAAAACAAAATCTTGAGTTAGAATCCAG GGCTTATAATTTACTTACATGTACGGGCAAAGGGAGTGCAAGCATAAGGTCCATTGAAGTTCCTGATTCAGCGACAGGATCTTCTAGCATTGATTCTTCAAAAACCTGGAATGTATGTAATAGTGGTAACGTCTTGTGTTGCAAGGTGGACAAAAATGAGAAGTTTGCTTTATTTGGAGG GAAAGGCGTTGAAGTTAATATTTGGGATCTTGATAACTGCACGAAGATCTGGAATGCCAAATCT CCTCCTAAAAACAGCCTTGATATATTTACACCTACCTGGTTCACATCTGTTTCATATCTAAGTAAAGATGACCATCGGAAATTTGTTGCTGGCACCAATAACCATCAG GTTCGCCTTTATGACATATCTGCTCAGAGGAGACCTGTTCTCTCTATTGATTTTCGTGAGACACCAATTAAAGTACTGGCTGAGGATATAGATGGCAATACAATCTATCTAGGGAATGGGTCTGGTGACATGGCTTCTGTTGATATACGTACAG GTAAAATGCTAGGATGTTTTACCGGAAAATGCTCTGGAAGCATCAGATCCATTGTCAGGCACCCCGAGCTACCTGTGGTAGCTTCATGTG GACTGGATGGCTATTTACGACTTTGGGATACAAAGACAAGGCAGCTTCTTTCATCT GTTTTCCTTAAGCAGCATATTCTGCATGTTCTTTTTGATTCCAATTTCATTGTTGAAG ATACTCCCAAAGGAGCGGATTCGCTACCAATCAAGGAAGAAACTATAAAAGAGATCACAGATGGGGAAGAAATTGAAGCTAcacctttgaaaagaaaaaagtcctctagaaataaagaaaatgtgatagatggtagtaaaaaaaaaagagccaAGGAGAGTGAAGAACACAAAAAATCCAAAGGAAATGATGAACATGAGAAGACGGCGTCAAGAGACAAAGGAAGCAAGTCaacatcaaagaaaaaaaacaagagcTCAAAATATGAAATTCCAGATGAAGGGTTGTGA